CTGTTCTTTGCCATCGGCGCCATGGGCATGCTCGATCCGCTCACGCAGATCGGCCTGATCGCGGCGGCCGCCGGTGGCGTCGCATTTTTGTCTGCCAGCCAGGACATCGTCATCGACGCCTACCGGCGCGAAATCCTCAGCGATAACGAGCAGGGCCTGGGCGCGGCCGTCATCGTCAACGCGTATAAAGTGGCGGGCATGGTGCCGGGCGCGCTGTCGCTGATCCTGGCCGACCGCATGCCGTGGCAGCCCGTCTTCTGGATCACGGCCGCCTTCATGCTGCCGGGGTTTGTCTGCACCCTGCTGATCAAGGAGCCGACCGTCTACGGCTCGCCGCCGAAGACCATGCGCGAAGCGATCATTCTGCCGTTCCAGGAATTCATCGCGCGCGATGGTTGGCGTAACGCAATGTGGATCCTCGCCTTCGTATTACTCTACAAAATCGGCGACAGCATGGCCACGGCGCTGGCGACGAAGTTTTATCTCGACCTGGGTTTTAGCATGACGCAGATCGGCCTGGCCGCCAACACCACGGGTTTTTGGGCCAGTCTGGCCGGCGGCGTGGTGGGCGGCGTGTGGATGCTCAAGCTGGGCATCAACCGGGGCCTGTGGGTGTTTGGCGCATTGCAGGCGATCGCGATTCTCGGCTTCGCCTGGCTGGCGCAGGTGGGGCCGAACACTATGCTATTGAGCGCCGTGATCGGTTTTGAAGCTTTCGCCAGCCTGGGCCTGGGCGCGGCCGCCTTTGTCGCGTTCCTGTCGCGCAGCACGGACCCGCGCTACACTGCCACGCAATATGCCTTGTTTTCCAGCCTGAGCGCCGTGCCGCGCACCCTGATCAACGCCTCGGTGGGCTTCCTGGTCGCCGAGCTGGGCTGGTTCTCATTTTTCATCGTGTGCTTCTTCCTGGCCTTCCCGGCCATGATGATGCTGCCTAAAATCGCTCCATGGAGGTCTGCCAATGGCAACAATATCCCTTAAACGTTACACCGTCCTGGCCAGCCTGTGTGCCGCCACCGCGCTCTCGCCCCTGTCCGTCCACGCCCAGCAGGCGACGGTCCAGGATGGCATCAAGGTACGTCCCTTGTCGACTTCACGCATCTTTGCCGGCGGCGCCGATTTCAATGCACAATCGAAGCAACAATATACGCAGCTGGTCAACGAAGCGAAGGAAAAAAATGCGCTGATGCCGGACAGCGATCCGCAGGTCAAACGCCTGCGCGCCATCGCCCAGCGCATCATCCCGTTCGCCACGCGCTGGAACGAGGCGGCGTCCAGCTGGAACTGGCAGGTCAACCTGCTCAACTCGGACGAGGTCAATGCCTTTTGCATGCCGGGCGGGCAGATCGCTTTTTACAGCGGCATCATCACCAAACTCAACCTGACCGACGATGAAGTGGCCATCGTCATGGGGCATGAAATTTCGCACGCGCTGCGCGAACACTCGCAGGCGCAGGCCGGCAAGGGCAACCTGGCGGCCGTCGGCGCCAAGCTGGCCGGCGCCGGGCTGTCAGCCTGGCTCGGCGTCGATCCGAACATCACCAGCACCGCCACGAATATGGCGGCGCAGGGCGTGATGCTGAAGTTCTCGCGCGACGATGAACGCGAGGCAGATTTGATCGGCATGGACCTGGCCGCGCGCGCCGGCTTCGATCCGCGCGCCGGCGTGATCCTGTGGCAGAAAATGGCCGCCGTGAGCGCTGGCGCGCCGCCGGAATTCCTCTCGACCCACCCGTCGGGCAAGGACCGTATCTCGCAGATGAACAGCCACATGGCGCAAGTGCTGCCCTTGTACGCGCGCAGCAAGGGCGTTAGCGTGGATGCCTTGCCGCCATACCGCAGCACCGCCATCGCGCAGCGCTAGGATGGCGAAGCGTCACGCCGCCGCACCCTTGCCCATGCGCGACGGCGTGGCGCCCAGTTATCTGTGGCTGCCGGAGGGGCAGTGGCCGGACATGCTCACCTTTCTGATCGAGCGCTATCCGCAGATCGGCGCCGCGCAATGGCTGGACCGCATGGCGCGCGGCGAAGTGGTCAATGGCGATGGCGCCGTGCTTGGACCGGACAGCGCATACCGGCGCGGCATGCGCATTTTTTACTACCGCGAGCTGGAACGCGAAACGCCGATCCCGTTTCAGGAAGCCATCCTGTTCCAGGACGAACACCTGGTGGTGGTCGACAAGCCGCACTTCTTGCCCATGACACCGGCCGGGCGCTTCGTGCAGGAGACCTTGCTGACGCGTCTGAAGAAAAGCCTGGACTGCGCCGAGCTGACGCCGATCCACCGCCTCGACCGCGAGACGGCCGGCGTGGTGATTTTTTCGCGTCAGGTAGCCAGCCGTGGCGCCTACCAGTCGCTGTTCCAGCGCCGCGAAGTGCACAAGACCTACGAGGCGCTGGCGCCTGTGCTGGCGGGCCGGGAATTCCCGTTCACGTACCGCAGCCGCATGGTCGAGGGCGAGCAGTTTTTTCTCATGCGCGAGGAGGCGGGCGAGCCGAATTCGGAAACCGTCATCGACGTAATCGAGCGGCGCGGTGAGGTGAACCTGTACCGGCTGCAGCCGCATACGGGGCGCAAGCACCAGCTGCGCGTGCACCTGGCATCGCTGGGCATCGCCATCGTCAACGATGCGTTTTACCCGCTGGCGCTGCCGTGCAAGGAAGACGACATGTCGCACCCGCTGCAGCTGCTGGCGCGGGCCATCGATTTCACGGACCCGTTGACGGGCGAGCCGCGCCGTTTTGAGAGCCGGCGCAGCCTGGAAGCTTAGCCCTTGATGGTGTAATCGATGATCAACGGTGCGTGGTCGGAAAAACGCTCGTCCTTGTAGACGCTGACCGTGTGCGCCTGGGCTGCGATGCCGGGGGTGGCGACGTGGTAGTCGATGCGCCAGCCCACGTTTTTCGCGTAGGCTTGTCCGCGGTTGCTCCACCACGTGTACTGGTCTTCGCGCTTGTCCAGGCCGCGGTGCACGTCGACAAAGCCCACTTCGTCGAAGACGCGCGTCAGCCACGCGCGCTCTTCTGGCAGGAAGCCGGAATTCTTCTTGTTGCCCTTCCAGTTTTTCAGGTCGATTTCATGGTGGGCGATATTCCAGTCGCCGCAGATGACCACTTCGCGGCCCAGCGCCTTCAATTCCAGCAAATGCGGCAGGAACAGTTCCATGAAGCGGAACTTGGCTTCCTGGCGTTCCGGGCCGGACGAACCGGACGGGCAATACACGGAAATGACGGACAGATTGCCAAAATCGCAGCGCACGTAGCGGCCTTCGGCGTCGAATTCAGGGCTGCCGAAGCCGATATGCACGGCGTCCGGTTCGGCCTTGCTGTACACGCCCGTGCCGGAATAGCCCTTTTTCTCGGCATAGTGGAAATGGCCATGGTAGCCGTGCGGGTTGAGGAATTCCGGCGTCATGTCGGGCAGTTGCGCCTTCAATTCCTGCACGCAGATGAAATCGGCCGTTTGCGTTCCCATCCAGTTGAAAAAGCCTTTTTTGGCGGCGGAACGGATGCCGTTCAGGTTGGCGGAGATAATTTTGGGCATAGGTCGAGAGTGAAAATGGGGCCAGCCGGGGCCGGCGGGCGCGGCATGGCGATTGTCTCGCCGCTGCGCGCGGATTAAAATACAGGCACTTTTAAAAAATGAGGCTAATGTGAATAATTTACGCCAGCAGTTTATCGCGTTTTCAGTATCCAAGGGCGTCTTGCGGTTTGGCGAGTTCACCACCAAGGCCGGACGCCAGTCGCCATACTTCTTCAATGCGGGCCTGTTCCATGACGGCGCCACCCTGGCCGAGCTGGCGCAGTTCTACGCGCAGACCCTGCTCGACTCGGGCGTGGAATTCGACATGCTGTTCGGTCCCGCCTACAAGGGCATCACCCTGGCGTCGGCCACCGCCGTGGCGCTGGCCGGCAAGGGCCGCAACACCTCGTTCGCCTTCAACCGCAAGGAAGCCAAGGACCACGGCGAAGGCGGCACCATCGTCGGCGCCAAGCTGCATGGCAAAGTCGTCATCATTGACGATGTGATCTCGGCCGGCACGTCGGTGCGCGAATCGGTGGACATGATACGTGCCGCTGGCGCCGAACCATGCGCCGTGCTGATCGCCCTGGACCGCATGGAGCGCTCGGGCCCGGACGGCCAGCTGTCGCCAAGTTCGGCGGTGCAGGAAGTGTCGAAACAGTACGGCATCCCCGTCATCTCGATCGGCAACCTGGATGACTTGTTCGGCTACCTGAACGGCGCGGGCGCCGATCCGGAACTGCTGCAGCATAAAGAAGCCGTTTCGGCCTACCGCACCAGGTATGGCATCTAAGTAGTCCTCTCCAGCAGTGCCCGCAGCCGCGGGTCGCTGCAGGCGGCGCCAGCTTGCGGATGGCATTGCAGCAGCCGCCGCAGCAATGCGCCGCCGATGCCGCGCCGCCGGAACGGCGGTTTCACGAACAGCATATTTACCGTCACCCCGTCCGCGCACTTGCTGATGTCGAGCATGGCCACTTGCTGGCCGTCGATCCACGCGCACAGCGCGGCGTCCCCTTGCCAATCGATGTGCATCACGCCAGCCATGGTTTGACCGCCGCATGCAGTCCCAAGGCGAACAGGCCGATAAAAAAGCACCGCTTGAATACCTGTTGCGCGATGCGCCCGCGCAGCCATTGACCGGCCAGCATGCCGGCCAGCGCCGGCAGCAGCGCATACGCGGAAGCGCCGGCCGCGCCGAGGCTGAAGTCGCCGTGCAGGGCCAGGCTGGCCGCCAGCGCCACGGTCGATGCCGTAAACGCCAGGCCCAGTGCCTGTACCAGCGCATCGCGCGCCAGCCCCAGTCCCTGCAGATACGGCACGGCGGGGATGACGAACACGCCCGTGGCGGCCGTCACCAGTCCCGTCACGGCGCCCGCCACAGGCCCCAGCCACGCTTCATGCCGCGCCGGCACGCGCAGCTGCAGCGAGAATAATCCCGCCAGCGCATACAGCATCAGCGCCACGCCCAGCGCGACGACGGCCCAGGCGCCGCTGTCGGCCGGCAGCAATGCGCCGCCCGCCAGGGTGCCGGCCATGACGGCGGCCAGCATCGGCCACAGGCGCCGCAGCAGGGCGCGCAGGCCGGGGCCGGCCGCCAGCTGCCACACGTTCGTCACCATCGATGGCACGATCAGCAGGGCGGCCGCCTGCACGGGCGGCATGACGAGGCTGAGCGTGCCCATGGCTACCGTCGGCAGTCCCAGGCCGACTACGCCCTTGACGAAGCCTGCGACGAGGAAGCTGGCGCCGACGGCCAGCAGGAATGACGTTTCCATCTTTTCTATCCAGAGTGGTTTTGCGTGGATTCTGCGCTTGCCCGGGGATTTCGCCAAGGCGGATTATTTTGAGTCAGCCTTAGTAAAATACGAAGGCTGATAAGATGGCGAAAAGGAGAGCCGCCATGCGCTTTGATCTGGTCGATTTGCAGTTGTTTGTCAACGTGGTGGAGGCGGGCAGCCTGACGGCGGGCGCCGCGCGCAGCCATCTCGCATTGGCGTCGAGCAGCGCGCGCGTGCGCGGCATGGAAGAGATGCTGGGCATGCCCTTGCTGCTGCGCGGACGGCGCGGCGTGGAGCCGACGCCAGTGGGCCAGACCTTGCTGCATCACGCGCGCCTGGTGCTGCTGCAAATGGAGAAAATGCGCGGTGAGCTCGGCGAATTTGCGCGCGGCTTGAAAGGGCAGTTGCGCCTGCTGTGCAATACGGCCGCGCTCAGCGAATTTTTGCCCGAGGCGCTAGGTGCTTTTCTCGACCGCCATCCGAACCTGACCATCGACCTGGAAGAGCGCCTCAGTTACGATATCGTCAAGGCCGTCTCGGAAGGGCTGGCTGACATGGGCATCGTCTCCGATTCGGTCGACATGCGCGGCTTGCAGACGTTTCTGTTCCGCCCCGACCGGCTGGTGGTCATCGCCGCGGCCGACGGCGTGCATCACCGCGCGCTGGGCCAGGATGGCGTCGTCGCGTTCTCCACGCTGCTGGATCACGATTTCATCGGCCTGGCCGACGACAGCGCGATGCAGCAGTACCTGGGCATGCATGCGGCGCGTCTGGGCCGTCCCTTGAAGGTGCGCGTGCGCCTGCGCAGTTTCGATGCCGTCTGCCGCATGGTGGCCAGCGGCGTGGGCATCAGCGTGGTGCCGCTGGCGGCGGCCAGCCGCTGTCAGCAGACGATGGCGCTGCGCTGCCTGGAATTATCCGATCCCTGGTCGGTACGCAATCTGACGATCTGCGTGCGCCAGTTCAGTGAATTACCCCTGTATGCGCGCCAGTTGATCGATCATCTGAAGGCGTGACAGGGCATGACAGGAGCAGCGATGCGTTTTTCAGAAGACAAGATGGCCAGCCTGCGGTGCAGCGACCAGGTCGAGCGGCCGATCCACATCTGGCAGCCGGCGGCGCCACCACGTGCAGTGATCCTGGCGATCCACGGCGGCATGGCGCATGCGGGCGACTACGTCACGCCGGCGCTGTATTTCCGCCAGCACGGCATCGCCACCGTCAGCTTCGACATGGTGGGCCACGATGGCCAGCGCAAGGTCGATATCCCTTCGTTCGATGCCTTCCTCGACGACGAGGAATTGTTCCTCGCGTGGGTCAAGGCCACGTATCCGGGCGTGCCTATCTTCATCATGGGGCACTCGATGGGCGGCCTGATCGCCACGCACCTGGGCTTGCGGCGCTTTGCGGGCGATGCGGCGATCAAAGGCTTCATCATCTCGTCGCCGTATTACGTGAATGCGATTCCCGTGCCGAAGGTGCTGCAGATGTTGTCCGGCTGGCTGGCGCAGCGCTACCCCACGATGAAGGTGCCGCTGGGGAACTTGACCATGCTGCTGACGCACGATCAAACCATCACGGCGCGCCATTTCCAGGATGAGCGCGACGGCATCCGCGCCAGTGCCGCATCGGTGCGCTTCGCCCACGCCTTGACGTCGGCGCAAAAGGAATTGGCGGGCGGCTTGTCGGACTGGCGCTTCCCCCTGTTCGCCGTGGTGGCGGGCGACGACAAGCTGGCCGACAGCCGCGCCACGGAAAGCATGCTGCGCAGCGTGCCCGATGGCCTGCTCGACTACCACTACTATCCAGCCAACTATCACGAGAACTTCAATGAGGTGAACCGCGACGCGATCTTCGCCGCCATCCTGGCGTGGATGGAAAAACTGCTGGCACCCGTGCCGGCGTGAGGCGCCGGTATCGTTATAATCGGATTCATTGAATTGACCGCCGGCGCATGCCGGCCCGGTCCCCGCGGCACAGGGGAATACTCAAGGAATGAACGATGCGCTTGCTGATTGCCCTGATACTCCCGTGGCTGACCTTTTTCACGATCGGCCGCCCCATTGCCGGCATCATTTGCCTGATCCTGCAAATCACCCTGATCGGCTGGCTGCCGGCGGCGATCTGGGCCGTGTACTCGCTGAGCCAGTACAAGACGGACCAGAAGATCGCCGAGGCCATGCGCCGGCGCTGATGCGGGGCTAAGTCTTGTTTAAGCTGCGCTTCCTATCTTGATTCAACCGACACGAGGAGAGTGAGATGGCACAAGACAGATGCGGTACCCTGACCTTGGCGGCGGCAATGCTGGCCGCCGGGCTGTTGCTGGGAAGTGTGGCGCAGGCGCAGGGCGATACTGCCTTGCCGCCCGTGCAGAAGAGCGGTTCAGTGGAATACCTGAGTGGCGGCATCGGCCTCGACGAGTCGACCGCCATCAAGAGCGCCAGCCGGCATTGGCCATTGAGCCTGGTGTTTTCCGTGCAGGCGACGGGCAAGGCGGAATTTGCCTCCGACGTGAAGCTGACAATACGCGACGCCAAGGGCGCGCCGGTGCTGGAGACGACGGCCAGCGGACCGTTCCTGCTGGCGAAACTGGCGCCGGGCAGCTACAGCCTGCGCGCCACCCTGGCCGGCAAATTGCTGGAACGCAAGGTGCAGGTCAAGGCTGGCAGTTCCGCGCGGGTGGAACTGGTCTGGCCGGCGGGAACGAATCAGGGCCGGCCTTGATGGGCGAGGGCAGCCCGATCAGCTGACCGCGAGCACGCGCCCTTCGGCGGCGCTTTGCAGCGCCAGTTCGATCAGGCGTATCGTTGCCGCCGCATCTTCGGCCGCCACGGGCGCCGCTGCGCCGTGACGGATGGCGTCGG
Above is a genomic segment from Janthinobacterium sp. 64 containing:
- a CDS encoding AmpG family muropeptide MFS transporter; translation: MSKSPAPGWRSHANGRMLAVLVLGFSSGLPLFILLYLLQAWLAKSGLNVKALGLFALVQFPYIWKFLWAPLMDRYRILGLGRRRGWMALTQVALFFAIGAMGMLDPLTQIGLIAAAAGGVAFLSASQDIVIDAYRREILSDNEQGLGAAVIVNAYKVAGMVPGALSLILADRMPWQPVFWITAAFMLPGFVCTLLIKEPTVYGSPPKTMREAIILPFQEFIARDGWRNAMWILAFVLLYKIGDSMATALATKFYLDLGFSMTQIGLAANTTGFWASLAGGVVGGVWMLKLGINRGLWVFGALQAIAILGFAWLAQVGPNTMLLSAVIGFEAFASLGLGAAAFVAFLSRSTDPRYTATQYALFSSLSAVPRTLINASVGFLVAELGWFSFFIVCFFLAFPAMMMLPKIAPWRSANGNNIP
- a CDS encoding M48 family metallopeptidase, whose amino-acid sequence is MATISLKRYTVLASLCAATALSPLSVHAQQATVQDGIKVRPLSTSRIFAGGADFNAQSKQQYTQLVNEAKEKNALMPDSDPQVKRLRAIAQRIIPFATRWNEAASSWNWQVNLLNSDEVNAFCMPGGQIAFYSGIITKLNLTDDEVAIVMGHEISHALREHSQAQAGKGNLAAVGAKLAGAGLSAWLGVDPNITSTATNMAAQGVMLKFSRDDEREADLIGMDLAARAGFDPRAGVILWQKMAAVSAGAPPEFLSTHPSGKDRISQMNSHMAQVLPLYARSKGVSVDALPPYRSTAIAQR
- a CDS encoding pseudouridine synthase produces the protein MAKRHAAAPLPMRDGVAPSYLWLPEGQWPDMLTFLIERYPQIGAAQWLDRMARGEVVNGDGAVLGPDSAYRRGMRIFYYRELERETPIPFQEAILFQDEHLVVVDKPHFLPMTPAGRFVQETLLTRLKKSLDCAELTPIHRLDRETAGVVIFSRQVASRGAYQSLFQRREVHKTYEALAPVLAGREFPFTYRSRMVEGEQFFLMREEAGEPNSETVIDVIERRGEVNLYRLQPHTGRKHQLRVHLASLGIAIVNDAFYPLALPCKEDDMSHPLQLLARAIDFTDPLTGEPRRFESRRSLEA
- a CDS encoding exodeoxyribonuclease III, with protein sequence MPKIISANLNGIRSAAKKGFFNWMGTQTADFICVQELKAQLPDMTPEFLNPHGYHGHFHYAEKKGYSGTGVYSKAEPDAVHIGFGSPEFDAEGRYVRCDFGNLSVISVYCPSGSSGPERQEAKFRFMELFLPHLLELKALGREVVICGDWNIAHHEIDLKNWKGNKKNSGFLPEERAWLTRVFDEVGFVDVHRGLDKREDQYTWWSNRGQAYAKNVGWRIDYHVATPGIAAQAHTVSVYKDERFSDHAPLIIDYTIKG
- the pyrE gene encoding orotate phosphoribosyltransferase; protein product: MNNLRQQFIAFSVSKGVLRFGEFTTKAGRQSPYFFNAGLFHDGATLAELAQFYAQTLLDSGVEFDMLFGPAYKGITLASATAVALAGKGRNTSFAFNRKEAKDHGEGGTIVGAKLHGKVVIIDDVISAGTSVRESVDMIRAAGAEPCAVLIALDRMERSGPDGQLSPSSAVQEVSKQYGIPVISIGNLDDLFGYLNGAGADPELLQHKEAVSAYRTRYGI
- a CDS encoding GNAT family N-acetyltransferase; protein product: MHIDWQGDAALCAWIDGQQVAMLDISKCADGVTVNMLFVKPPFRRRGIGGALLRRLLQCHPQAGAACSDPRLRALLERTT
- a CDS encoding sulfite exporter TauE/SafE family protein yields the protein METSFLLAVGASFLVAGFVKGVVGLGLPTVAMGTLSLVMPPVQAAALLIVPSMVTNVWQLAAGPGLRALLRRLWPMLAAVMAGTLAGGALLPADSGAWAVVALGVALMLYALAGLFSLQLRVPARHEAWLGPVAGAVTGLVTAATGVFVIPAVPYLQGLGLARDALVQALGLAFTASTVALAASLALHGDFSLGAAGASAYALLPALAGMLAGQWLRGRIAQQVFKRCFFIGLFALGLHAAVKPWLA
- a CDS encoding LysR substrate-binding domain-containing protein, with protein sequence MRFDLVDLQLFVNVVEAGSLTAGAARSHLALASSSARVRGMEEMLGMPLLLRGRRGVEPTPVGQTLLHHARLVLLQMEKMRGELGEFARGLKGQLRLLCNTAALSEFLPEALGAFLDRHPNLTIDLEERLSYDIVKAVSEGLADMGIVSDSVDMRGLQTFLFRPDRLVVIAAADGVHHRALGQDGVVAFSTLLDHDFIGLADDSAMQQYLGMHAARLGRPLKVRVRLRSFDAVCRMVASGVGISVVPLAAASRCQQTMALRCLELSDPWSVRNLTICVRQFSELPLYARQLIDHLKA
- a CDS encoding alpha/beta fold hydrolase; translation: MRFSEDKMASLRCSDQVERPIHIWQPAAPPRAVILAIHGGMAHAGDYVTPALYFRQHGIATVSFDMVGHDGQRKVDIPSFDAFLDDEELFLAWVKATYPGVPIFIMGHSMGGLIATHLGLRRFAGDAAIKGFIISSPYYVNAIPVPKVLQMLSGWLAQRYPTMKVPLGNLTMLLTHDQTITARHFQDERDGIRASAASVRFAHALTSAQKELAGGLSDWRFPLFAVVAGDDKLADSRATESMLRSVPDGLLDYHYYPANYHENFNEVNRDAIFAAILAWMEKLLAPVPA
- a CDS encoding YqaE/Pmp3 family membrane protein, which translates into the protein MRLLIALILPWLTFFTIGRPIAGIICLILQITLIGWLPAAIWAVYSLSQYKTDQKIAEAMRRR
- a CDS encoding carboxypeptidase-like regulatory domain-containing protein; protein product: MAQDRCGTLTLAAAMLAAGLLLGSVAQAQGDTALPPVQKSGSVEYLSGGIGLDESTAIKSASRHWPLSLVFSVQATGKAEFASDVKLTIRDAKGAPVLETTASGPFLLAKLAPGSYSLRATLAGKLLERKVQVKAGSSARVELVWPAGTNQGRP